AATAACAGCACAGACTTTAAGTTTAAAAACGGTTAATAGTCTTCCAGGCAATTCTCTGTAGACCATCATGAAGGTTTATATAGATTTCAGAAGGATGATATAAATGCTGCTTTTCACACAAGGGATAAAGATAGGTTATAGGGAATTCATATGATACAATTACAAAATGTgactaaatataaaaaacattagGGTAAGAAATAACAACCCATCCCTCATTCCTCACAATCCCTCATGTGGACACTTCACCCATTCAGATTAGTTTATTCAGTACATTtactcactcacacacaccatGCTCCTTCTTACCTACAAGGCTTCCTTAATGGATTTGGCATATTCTCATTGtttctatgtaaaaataaaattgatttctaTGTCTTTGCAACTAGGACCCAGACCAAGTGTGGCTTGTCTTGAACTTTACCTGACCTCTTACACCCTCATcaatatcttttctctttaacCTCTCATTGCAGTTATGATTTAAAACCTTTATTATATAGTAATTTTATTCTCTACTGTTTTTCATGCACAACAATGTGGTTACATCCCTCCTGCCTACTCTACGAAGACAGGCCTGGGGGGAGGTGCTCCATTCTGCACTCCCCATGTATGTTTCTGTGTTGATCTGAGCCATCTGGAAGTTCTTAATGATGCAATTGAATGTTGATTTCATATTTTGACTGTGATTTTCAGGGACTTTATTGTCCGCATGTTTGCCAACAACAGTAATACCTTTGGGAGCTCAAATAGATAAATCCTGTGATTAGGTCACAAATTTAGGTCGTTGCCAACTTTAGTTAGGTATTTGATAACAGCTTTGTAACTGTGACTGGAATATCAATGATCTCATGAGGACTTGCCTCCTGTTTAATGCCTTTCAATCAGTACAAATTACTGGGAGAAGATTTTGGTCTGGCTTGCAGCTTTCTTTAATGCCCCCTTTAGCTCATTGTTCCTTAGACTGTATATGAAAGGGTTCAACATAGGGACTACAACCATGAAGACCACTGATGCAGCTGAGTCTTTTTCAGTTGAATGGTTGGATGAGGGACTCATATAGACCCCTGTGATTGTTCCATAGAAAAGAATGACCAAGGCAAGATGAGATCCACAGGTGGAGAAAGCTTTGAGTTTTCCTTGGGTGGAAGGGATTTTCATCACAGCAGAGATGATGAGGCTGTAGGATGCCAGGATACACCCCGAAGGTACCACAAAAATAAGCCCCACTGCAGCCAGAACTATGAACTGATTGAGACTGGTGTTGgaacaggagagggggaggagagagttGATATCACAGAAGAAATGGTGGATCATGTTGTTAGAGCAGAAGTGCAGACGGGCAAGCATGAGGGTGTGCAAGAGGGCATTCAAAGTGGCAAGGATCCATGGCACAGCCACCAGAGAGGCACAAAGGCACTGGCTCATGATGGTGGAGTAACGCAAAGGATGACAGATGGCCACAAAACGGTCATATGCCATCACTGTGAGAAGGAAATTGTCCATGTTGGCAAACATCATACAGAAATACATCTGAGCCAGGCAGCCAGGATAGGAGATGGTCTGAGTCTGTGCctggatgttcagcagcatcttGGGAACTGTAGATGAAGGCAGGCAGAGGTCTACTGCAGAcagattggcaaggaagaaatacatgggtGTGTGGAGGCGGTGGTCTGAGACAATAGCCAGCAAGATGAGCAAGTTTCCAAGAAGCCCTGTTAAGTAGAGGCACAGGAAAAGTGCAAAGAGGAGAGCCTGCCACTCTGGCCATCTTGAAAAGGCCAAGAGGAGAAATTCGGAGACACTGGTTTGGTTTCCTTGTTCCATTGCTTGGGTATCTCTGCACGAAGACCcagaagatgaaatatttttgacatcAAAAAAAACTTCCCTTTTTAGTTTTTGTCTACTCCCCTAGTCCCgtttactaaatattttctctttaggccatcctacctcctctctggtagTCTCCCCCAAGCTTCACTGATCATGGATATGTTCTTCCATTTTATCagttgactttttatttatcctCCCTTGCCAGGtgctgcctggctgcctgctgTGTGTTGGAAAACACTGGTGAGTCTGACACACTAAGTAACTCTGTGTTGAACTTTGAGatttaatgagaaatattttccagatatttatcCAACACCCTATGAACCATCCCTCTTGAAAACTAGTCAGGCATAAACACTTAAGATTTATAAGAAGAAGATAAACCATCTTGTCTTTTtaagattcaaaagaaaaatatggtaaCATGGTTGACAAGTGTAGAAAGTTAAGCCTCCTAAAAATAGTTTACATGAAGGCTATGAGCaacataggaaaatatttacaagtaacGTAAAAGTTCTATAACACATGTAGTATAACTACATAATATAAGTGgataaaactaaaagataacagAGAAAAAGTTATGTCAAAATACAGGGCAGGTTTAAGAGTCCTTTTAAtggttttgtattattttaaccaTAGCTACAAAAAAAGGGGTTCGTGTTTGTAAGGTATCATGATTACTTTGGGTCCTGTTTGTCTTGGAGTTGTAGAACACACAATGTAATGGGAGGATTCCTGAAACTTGGATCAGGATGTGGACAAAAAATACTATCCTGGACACCAATTAAGAAGACAAACATTGGGGGgttcctggatggttcagttggttgagcatccaactcttgattttggctcaggtcacgatctcatagtttgtgagatggagccccgtgtcacgctctgtgctatGGCACAGAGTCCCACTTGGGaatatctttcttcctttctctctgccctttcccccaccccccacaggtgtgcacatgctctctctctcaaattaaataaataaataaataaataaataaataagaagaccAGCATTCACATACACAGATCAGATAGTTGCACAGAAATGGAGGGGCTCCCTGGGAGACAGAAAAGGTCTTGTAGTGTGTGGGCTCTGGTTGGCCCAGCTGGAACCAGACCCAATCATTTCAAGGCTGGAACACTTAGCCACTGCAAATCTTAGTTCTCCCCTGTATAATAATAGCACCTGCCttagtcctaagaggaaaatacattgccatccaggacTATCTTGAGAAGCAA
The sequence above is a segment of the Prionailurus bengalensis isolate Pbe53 chromosome B2, Fcat_Pben_1.1_paternal_pri, whole genome shotgun sequence genome. Coding sequences within it:
- the LOC122489108 gene encoding olfactory receptor 1F12 → MEQGNQTSVSEFLLLAFSRWPEWQALLFALFLCLYLTGLLGNLLILLAIVSDHRLHTPMYFFLANLSAVDLCLPSSTVPKMLLNIQAQTQTISYPGCLAQMYFCMMFANMDNFLLTVMAYDRFVAICHPLRYSTIMSQCLCASLVAVPWILATLNALLHTLMLARLHFCSNNMIHHFFCDINSLLPLSCSNTSLNQFIVLAAVGLIFVVPSGCILASYSLIISAVMKIPSTQGKLKAFSTCGSHLALVILFYGTITGVYMSPSSNHSTEKDSAASVVFMVVVPMLNPFIYSLRNNELKGALKKAASQTKIFSQ